GGCTATCGGGTGTTGTTCACGACAGCCGCCGCCATGATCGCTACGCTGACTCGGGCGCTCACGGAGAATCGGCTGGAGGACAAGCTGAAGCTCTATACCATTCCCCGGTTGCTGATCATTGATGAGATCGGCTATCTGCCCATTGACCGCACCGGGGCCAACTTGTTCTTTCAGCTCATCTCACGCCGCTATGAGAAGGGGCCGATGATTTTGACCAGTAACCAGAGTTTCGGGGCTTGGGGCGAGGTGTTTGGCGACCGGGTGCTGGCGACTGCGATCCTGGATCGGGTGCTCCACCACGCGATCACCATCAACATCCGGGGCCATTCCTACCGGCTGAAGGAGAAACTCAAAGCCGGACTTGTGCGGGTCGAAGAAGCGTCAACGACAACCTAACGGGGTGGGGAATTTTCGATGACCATAACTGGGGCAATTTGGATGACCCTTGACA
This region of Nitrospira sp. genomic DNA includes:
- the istB gene encoding IS21-like element helper ATPase IstB, whose protein sequence is MNAAQLERLRDQLTRLRLLKSRERLEALLQEAAVKELPYADFLDQVLGEEVASKTAKNIAMRTSLARFPFVKSLEVFDFSYQPSLDKKQIQQVATCHFIEHGENVVILGPPGVGKSHLAIGLGLQAIAQGYRVLFTTAAAMIATLTRALTENRLEDKLKLYTIPRLLIIDEIGYLPIDRTGANLFFQLISRRYEKGPMILTSNQSFGAWGEVFGDRVLATAILDRVLHHAITINIRGHSYRLKEKLKAGLVRVEEASTTT